The nucleotide sequence CTGATACTATTTTTTGCTGCAATTAGTTGCATATCGTCAGAACTGCGAATTAATCAGGATAACCTTTTCTCTGACATACTTTAATAATTTATCATAGAAATTTCCCATTTGCAATAGTTCTGGCGAAAGCTATAAAGAAAAAAACCTTGACATATAGTTGAGATTCTTGCTGAATAATAAAGGGAAGCGCAGAATAACTTTAAAAATTGATTGGCTTATAGTAAAATAACTGTAGCATTACGCTATTTTTCCAAAGGGGGAACGAATCATGTCCATCGAGCTAAAAACGAAGTACGGACAAATTGATATATCAAATGATGTCATTGCAACGATTGCAGGCGGCGCAGCTGTCGATTGTTATGGTATTGTCGGGATGGCTTCAAAGAATCAGATCAAGGACGGATTAACAGATATTTTGCGCAGGGAGAATTTCACGCGCGGAGTAATCGTTCGCCAGGAAAACGAAGAAGTACATATCGATATGTATATTATTGTGAGCTATGGGACGAAAATTTCCGAGGTTGCCCACAATGTCCAGTCAAAGGTAAAATACACTCTTGATAAAACTGTAGGGCTGGCAGTTGACTCGGTCAATATTTACGTTCAGGGAGTTCGTGTAACGAACCCGTAAGAGGAGGAAAGATTTGTGTCTATTAATGTTCTAGACGGAAAACGTTTTGCGGAAATGGTCATCCAGGGCGCCAACCATTTGGCGGCGAATGCCAAGTATGTCGACGCGCTGAACGTCTTCCCTGTTCCTGATGGTGATACAGGAACGAATATGAATTTATCCATGACTTCCGGAGCAAAGGAAGTTAAGAACAATGTACAGGAACATATCGGGAAGGTTGGTTCCGCGCTTGCCAAAGGCTTGCTTATGGGGGCCAGAGGAAACTCTGGAGTTATCCTTTCCCAATTATTCCGTGGTTTTGCAAAAGCAATCGAAAATAAGCCAACTGTGAACTCTGTAGAGTTTGCCGCTGCGTTGAATGCAGGTGTTGAAACAGCTTATAAGGCTGTCATGAAACCTGTGGAAGGCACCATTTTAACGGTAGCAAAGGATGCTGCCAAGCATGCCGTAGCTGTTGCCAAAACCCATGAAAGTCTTATTGGCTTAATGGAAGAAGTGCTAAAAGAAGCGAAGGCGTCATTAAACCGCACCCCTGACTTGCTTCCTGTCCTAAAGGAAGTTGGAGTAGTCGACAGTGGCGGACAGGGCCTTGTATTTGTATATGAAGGCTTCCTTGCAGAATTAAAGGGCGAAAAGCTTCCTGACTCCCCGTCTGCAATGCCCAACATGAATGAGCTTGTGAGCGCAGAGCACCATAAGAGCGTTCAGAGCCACATGAATACTGAGGATATCGAATTCGGCTATTGTACTGAATTCATGGTTAGGCTTGAAGGAAAAGAAGCATTCTCTGAGGAAAATTTCCGTCAGGACTTGAGCAACTATGGAGATTCTCTTCTTGTCATTTCTGACGATGAGGTCGTAAAGGTACATATCCACTCAGAACAGCCTGGCGAAGTTCTGACTTATGGACAAAAATATGGAAACCTCATCAATATGAAAATTGAGAACATGCGCCAGCAGCATACGGATATTGTCGGCGAACCAACTACCCCTCTTCGAACACAGGCTAATGAGCCAAAGAAAGAAAAGCGGGAATACGGAATCGTCGCTGTCTCAATGGGTTCTGGTATCGCTGAGCTTTTCCGCAGCATCGGTGCCAATGCGGTGATCGAAGGCGGGCAGACAATGAATCCAAGCACAGAGGATATCATTAAGGCGATCAAAGAAGTAAACGCGCGCAAGGTAATCATCCTGCCGAATAATAAAAACATCATCATGGCTGCTGAACAGGCTGCAGAGGTAGCGGAGGAAGAAGTAGTAGTAATCCCTTCGAAGACCGTGCCTCAGGGAATGACAGCATTGCTTTCATTCAACCCAGGAGCTGAACCTTCTGATAATAAAGACGCAATGACCGAAGCGATGCAACATGTGAAAACTGGACAGCTGACATATGCAGTCCGTGACACAAGCATCGATGGACTGGAAATTTCCACTGGAGATTTCATGGGAATTTCCGATGGGAAGATCATCCTGAAGGACCAGGATAAAGTCAAGGCAGCTAAGGGCCTATTGGACCAAATGCTGGATGAAGACTCAGAAATCCTGACGATTCTTAAGGGAGAAGACGCTTCAGATGAAGATGTCGATTCAATCGTCGAGTTTGTTGAAAGTAATTACGGCGATGTAGAAGTTGAAGTCCATAATGGGGAACAGCCTCTATATGCCTTTATCTTCGCGATTGAATAAATTTTCCGGCAGTGCTGATTCTTCTGCTGGACAAATAAAATCGTAAATATGATACTAAGAAATAGAAGGGGATTCCCCTTCTATTTCGTTTTGTATAAAAGGGATTTTCCCCATTTTTATATAAAGAGCTCTGTTATATGTGAAAAGTTAAACGTAAGAGTCTTTGCATTGCCCCAAAATAAGCTGCACAGGCGAAAAGGGTAAAAGCAGATGGTCTGCATTGCCTGAAAATAAGCTGCACAGGTGAAAAAGGGGAAAAGCAGTACTCTGATTAGAACCAGCGAAAGGAGGGGTAGCGGCTACACCGACTGGCCGGGAGCTGGGGGCCAGGATATTCGGCATACCGCTTGATAAACGTGAATGATCATCTAATGCAACCAGTTACAGCAGTTAAAGGAATCGGTAATGAAATGGCGGAGACACTGGCAGACATGCACATCTGGACTGTTGGTGACCTGCTCGAATATTTCCCATACCGTTATGAAGATTATCGTCTAAAGGATCTGGCAGAAGTGAAGCATGACGAGAGAGTCACGGTTGAGGGGAAGGTTCACAGTGAACCTTCTGTTGTATATTATGGCCGTAAAAAGAACCGTCTTACAGTCAGACTGCTTGTTGGCCGATACTTGATCATTGCCACATTCTTTAACCAGCCTTATTTAAAACAAAAAATAACTGTCGGCGAATCTATCACTGTTACTGGCAAATGGGATCAGCATAGACAGACGATTACGGCCACTCAAATGTCATTGGGAGAGCATGCGAAGAGCCAGGATTTTGAACCGGTTTATGCGGTTAAAGGAAAAATGACTGTGAAAACAATCAGAAGGCTGATCAAGCAAGCATTTTCTCAATTTGGCCATCAAATAGAGGAGATTCTCCCATCAGAGCTTCTTAAGAAATATAAGTTGCTGAATCGCAGAGAAGCTTTGAAAATCATGCATCTTCCGGCAGGCTCAGATGAGATGAAGCAGGCGAGAAGGAGATTTGTTTATGAGGAGTTTCTCTTATTCCAACTGAAAATGCAGTCATTGAGGAAGATGGAACGTGAACAGAGCCCGGGAATTGCCATTGCATATAAATTGGATAAACTAAAGGCGTTCATCACCGGGCTGCCGTTTCCGTTAACAGGGGCACAAAAGCGAGTGGTAAATGAAATCCTTGGTGATATGAAGTCGCCTTACCGAATGAATCGTCTTCTCCAAGGGGATGTGGGATCAGGTAAAACAGTAGTTGCGGCGATAGCGCTTTATGCTGCAAAGACCGCTGGGTACCAAGGCGCACTAATGGTACCGACCGAAATTCTGGCAGAACAGCACTCGCAGTCATTGACACAATTGCTTGAGCCATTTGGTATTACAGTTGCTCTCCTAACAAGCTCTGTTAAAGGCAAGCGAAGAAAAGGCATGCTTGAACAGTTAAAACATGGTGAAATTGACGTATTGATTGGAACGCATGCTTTGATCCAAGATGAAGTGGATTTTAACAATCTGGGACTCGTTATCACGGATGAACAGCATCGTTTTGGAGTTGAGCAAAGACGAGTGCTTAGGGAAAAAGGGGAAAACCCAGATGTCTTGTTCATGACCGCGACTCCAATACCAAGAACTCTAGCAATCACGGTATTCGGTGAAATGGATGTCTCTGTGATCGACGAAATGCCAGCTGGCCGTAAAACGATCGAAACTTATTGGGCCAAACATGAAATGCTTGAGCGAGTGCTTGCATTTATGGAAAAAGAGCTCGCAAAAGGAAGACAGGCCTATGTGATATGTCCCCTTATTGAGGAGTCAGATAAGCTGGACGTCCAGAATGCAATCGATGTGCATAGTACATTAAGTTTCTATTTTAAAGGCCGTTACAATGTCGGGCTTATGCACGGACGCCTTCATTCCGATGAGAAAGACCAGGTCATGAAAGCTTTTAGTGAAAATGAAGTGCAAGTCCTTGTTTCGACTACAGTTGTCGAGGTAGGAGTAAATGTCCCAAATGCGACGGTAATGCTTATTTATGATGCGGAGAGATTTGGTCTCGCCCAACTACACCAATTAAGAGGCAGGGTCGGTCGTGGCAGTGACCAATCGTACTGTATATTACTTGCAGACCCTAAAAGCGAAGTAGGGAAAGAACGAATGAAAATAATGTCCGAAACGAATGATGGGTTTGTTCTTAGTGAAAAGGATTTAGAGCTGCGCGGTCCAGGAGACTTCTTTGGGAAAAAGCAAAGCGGCCTGCCTGAATTCAAGGTGGCAGATATGGTCCATGACTACCGTGCGTTAGAAACAGCAAGGAATGATGCGACCTTGCTGGTCCAATCAGAAGCTTTCTGGCAAGGTGAAAAATATAGATTATTGCGCGAGTACCTACAGGAAACGGGTGCTCTTGCCAATGAAAAACTGGATTGATCTTACTGAATCTAATTACTATTACAAGATTCATAGAATGGACGGGAGCAGATTCAGTTGTGAGTCTGCTTTCGTTTTTTTAGGGAATAAGAAAGTAATAACTATTTGCATTAAGGTTAGTGTCTTGCTCCCTCGCTAGTCGGGGCTGACCAAGG is from Mesobacillus boroniphilus and encodes:
- the recG gene encoding ATP-dependent DNA helicase RecG produces the protein MNDHLMQPVTAVKGIGNEMAETLADMHIWTVGDLLEYFPYRYEDYRLKDLAEVKHDERVTVEGKVHSEPSVVYYGRKKNRLTVRLLVGRYLIIATFFNQPYLKQKITVGESITVTGKWDQHRQTITATQMSLGEHAKSQDFEPVYAVKGKMTVKTIRRLIKQAFSQFGHQIEEILPSELLKKYKLLNRREALKIMHLPAGSDEMKQARRRFVYEEFLLFQLKMQSLRKMEREQSPGIAIAYKLDKLKAFITGLPFPLTGAQKRVVNEILGDMKSPYRMNRLLQGDVGSGKTVVAAIALYAAKTAGYQGALMVPTEILAEQHSQSLTQLLEPFGITVALLTSSVKGKRRKGMLEQLKHGEIDVLIGTHALIQDEVDFNNLGLVITDEQHRFGVEQRRVLREKGENPDVLFMTATPIPRTLAITVFGEMDVSVIDEMPAGRKTIETYWAKHEMLERVLAFMEKELAKGRQAYVICPLIEESDKLDVQNAIDVHSTLSFYFKGRYNVGLMHGRLHSDEKDQVMKAFSENEVQVLVSTTVVEVGVNVPNATVMLIYDAERFGLAQLHQLRGRVGRGSDQSYCILLADPKSEVGKERMKIMSETNDGFVLSEKDLELRGPGDFFGKKQSGLPEFKVADMVHDYRALETARNDATLLVQSEAFWQGEKYRLLREYLQETGALANEKLD
- a CDS encoding Asp23/Gls24 family envelope stress response protein yields the protein MSIELKTKYGQIDISNDVIATIAGGAAVDCYGIVGMASKNQIKDGLTDILRRENFTRGVIVRQENEEVHIDMYIIVSYGTKISEVAHNVQSKVKYTLDKTVGLAVDSVNIYVQGVRVTNP
- a CDS encoding DAK2 domain-containing protein; the protein is MSINVLDGKRFAEMVIQGANHLAANAKYVDALNVFPVPDGDTGTNMNLSMTSGAKEVKNNVQEHIGKVGSALAKGLLMGARGNSGVILSQLFRGFAKAIENKPTVNSVEFAAALNAGVETAYKAVMKPVEGTILTVAKDAAKHAVAVAKTHESLIGLMEEVLKEAKASLNRTPDLLPVLKEVGVVDSGGQGLVFVYEGFLAELKGEKLPDSPSAMPNMNELVSAEHHKSVQSHMNTEDIEFGYCTEFMVRLEGKEAFSEENFRQDLSNYGDSLLVISDDEVVKVHIHSEQPGEVLTYGQKYGNLINMKIENMRQQHTDIVGEPTTPLRTQANEPKKEKREYGIVAVSMGSGIAELFRSIGANAVIEGGQTMNPSTEDIIKAIKEVNARKVIILPNNKNIIMAAEQAAEVAEEEVVVIPSKTVPQGMTALLSFNPGAEPSDNKDAMTEAMQHVKTGQLTYAVRDTSIDGLEISTGDFMGISDGKIILKDQDKVKAAKGLLDQMLDEDSEILTILKGEDASDEDVDSIVEFVESNYGDVEVEVHNGEQPLYAFIFAIE